A part of Neoarius graeffei isolate fNeoGra1 chromosome 8, fNeoGra1.pri, whole genome shotgun sequence genomic DNA contains:
- the ada2a gene encoding LOW QUALITY PROTEIN: adenosine deaminase 2-A (The sequence of the model RefSeq protein was modified relative to this genomic sequence to represent the inferred CDS: deleted 1 base in 1 codon) translates to MCVLPWRIQLALTWLLLLCFMPWCSSRPDPRQQETLMKMEVKRAIGGGVVLNKKEKLLDEKLYQMKWQEMEAADFPPAMHFFKAKSLIDASPVYSFLQMMPKGAALHVHDFSMVDVEWLVKNVTYRENCYMCFTDGGFVRFVFSSVKPKAAPYCSTWALLKTIREKRNTTELDNSFIRNMTLVTEDPDSDYPNQDVIWIRFEEEAFKVAYGLVTYAPVFKEYLYEGFRQLYVDNIMYVEIRALLPLTYELDGRKNSRDWSMRACREVLQHFMAQYPDFLGARIIFTVHRSLNSTQASEVVEEAMTLQRNFPDIMAGFDFVGREESGNPLWYFKEALGLPEERGVHLPYFFHAGETDSEGTAVDQNMMDALLFNTSQIGHGFVIVRHPVVKERAREMDVAVEVCPISNQVLKLVSDLRNHPAAVLMAEGYPMVISSDDPALFGVTGLSYDFYQAFMGFGGMKSNLATLKELVLNSLRYSSLSPTLKEKAIAALQVKWDKFVSETLL, encoded by the exons ATGTGTGTGCTTCCCTGGAGGATCCAGCTGGCTCTGACATGGCTGTTGTTGCTATGCTTCATGCCATGGTGCAGCTCAAGGCCTGATCCGCGCCAGCAAGAGACTTTGATGAAGATGGAAGTAAAGAGAGCGATCGGCGGTGGTGTGGTGCTGAACAAGAAAGAAAAGCTCCTCGATGAAAAACTGTACCAGATGAAATGGCAGGAAATGGAAGCGGCAGACTTCCCCCCTGCTATGCACTTCTTTAAAGCAAAGTCTCTGATCGATGCAAGTCCAGTCTACAGCTTTCTGCAGATGATGCCCAAGG GTGCAGCTCTACATGTGCATGACTTTTCCATGGTGGACGTTGAGTGGTTGGTGAAGAATGTGACCTACAGGGAGAACTGTTACATGTGCTTCACTGATGGTGGCTTTGTGCGCTTTGTGTTCTCCTCAGTGAAGCCCAAAGCAGCACCTTACTGCTCCACATGGGCTCTGCTCAAAACCATAAGGGAGAAACGCAACACCACTGAACTGGACAACAG CTTTATTCGAAACATGACGCTGGTTACTGAGGATCCAGACAGCGACTACCCCAACCAAGATGTCATCTGGATCAGGTTTGAAGAAGAAGCATTCAAGGTAGCCTATGGACTGGTCACGTATGCTCCTGTGTTTAAGGAGTATCTT TATGAAGGATTCAGGCAGCTCTACGTGGACAACATCATGTATGTGGAAATCCGAGCTCTTCTGCCGCTG ACATATGAGCTTGACGGCAGAAAGAACAGTAGGGATTGGAGCATGAGGGCTTGTCGGGAGGTTCTCCAACACTTCATGGCTCAGTATCCAGACTTCTTAGGAGCCCGAATCATTTTCACCGTCCACAG aaGCTTGAATTCGACACAAGCTTCAGAGGTGGTGGAGGAGGCCATGACACTGCAGAGGAACTTTCCAGACATCATGGCAGGTTTTGACTTC gtgGGTCGTGAAGAAAGTGGAAATCCTCTGTGGTATTTTAAAGAGGCTTTGGGGCTGCCGGAGGAGCGTGGAGTCCATCTGCCCTACTTCTTCCATGCAGGAGAGACTG ATTCCGAGGGTACAGCAGTGGATCAGAACATGATGGACGCTCTGCTCTTCAACACATCTCAGATTGGACATGGCTTTGTGATTGTTCGTCACCCTGTGGTCAAAGAGCGCGCCAGGGAGATGGatgtagcagtggaggtttgcccCATCTCTAATCAG GTCCTGAAGCTGGTTTCAGACCTGCGAAACCATCCAGCGGCTGTTCTAATGGCAGAGGGTTATCCCATGGTGATCAGCTCCGACGATCCAGCTCTGTTCGGAGTGACTGGGCTCTCATACGATTTCTACCAGGCTTTCATGGGCTTTGGTGGAATGAAATCCAATTTAGCTACACTGAAAGAGCTTGTCTTAAACTCTCTGAG